The genomic stretch ttAACAAAATAATGGGCCCTGCACTGTTAATTGCTAGGTTGTTTGCAGTTGTGCTGTTGCTATTAGAATTTAATAAGCCATTCCTTCTGCTAAATTAATAAGCAGCCAAGATTATGTAATAGCTGCTTTCAGCTGCTAATTATTTTTCCCATaattcctttccctccctccccttaaCCCCCACCTTTTCTTGGCTAGGAACATCAGAGACTGCCAGTATGTCATCAGCAAGTCTCCCGTCCTTGTTTTCAGAACCAGAGACCAAGATGAAGAACATAGCCAATGACTTTAAACTTGGAGGTAGTTATCTCAGGAAACTTGAGGACATGAGTTTTGTACAGAAAAGCAGATTTTCTGGATTTGGATTCAGAGGACGAATTTTCATTACACAGTATTAGATCTGTCTTTGACTAATGGCATGTTTTGTGTAGTAAGGGAGAAATGGGATATTAACATGTGCCTCTGGGACAGGATTGGTCAGGTTGCTGACAGAAATTTGGGCAGGGGGCCTAAAGACCTACAGAAAGTCAACTCTATGCTTTATGTTGAccactttttaaatattacagTAAATGTTTAGCATACACATTAGTAGGAAAATTTCCAAGCGGCATAGCAGTGTCTGAAAGGGGAggtaatatacatttttatcttGCCAAAGAAGGGCATTAAAAAATGCCCCTAAATCCCTATTATGCACTTAGTTTTACAGACATTTTAACACACACGAAAAGAACACAATCCCTAATAAAGGATTCCCTTAGATTGATTAAACTTCGCTTCCTGGAAAACTTTCCCTTTGGGCCATTAAAAAATTCCGGCGACTATGTTTGGGTACCTCTGCAAAAAGGCCATAGCCTAAAAAAAGCAATATTCTAAATTTCCTTTGTAAGAACCGAGGTGACTGGGATAACGAATAGCATTCGACATGAGAAACCCGTGGCTGCTCAAGCAAGGTCACTTAATCCCGTGGGGCTcccttttcttcatctgtaaaagatGAGTCGAACTGGATGATTCAACTATTCTCTCATTCGAAAAAAAATGGACATCcattatgtgccagacacaatGCTCAGCACCATGGCTCTTAACTAACAAATCTACCGTTTTAGAGTCCTTATCAGTCAACTCACATTTATTAGTGGTGTTATATACCAGGCAGAGAACTAGGCTGGgatgtaaaatgaagaaaactcGAGATGTGCTAATGGGTATATGGGTGAAAGAGGGAATTCATTCTTACAGAATTTGAGTGAGGCTTCATAGGAGCTGTGACATTTGAGAGCAAGGGCATGCCAGGCAGAGAAAGTCGTCGGCAAGACTAAACTGGAACCCAAGTGgctgtgggggaggagaggggcaaCTCCGGATGAAAGAAGCGGAATCTTGAAGAGGTGCCGGTCCGGCTTTTCAGCAGGGAACAGACAGTAACTCCTCAGGTTCGCAGCACTGAGGATGAGCGAGGCAAGCCCCGGCAAGAGACACTTGCACAGTTTGGGGCGAAAAGGTGTCTAGGACTGTAGCAGTGCGATGGGAAGGGCCGGATTCCGGATGGTTTTGAGGCAAAGTAATTGCAAAAAGCCCTCTAAACGCGTGCACGAGCTCCACGAAAGAGCTTTATTTTCTTCCGAGTTGCAgcactccctctctctcctcaccaACATCACCGGCCATTACACGGCCCCGTCCCACCCTCTTGGGGCACCGAGAGTTATCGGAGCTCGAATGTGGTTCTTGGAAGTACGGACCTTCCCTGCCCAGCTTAGTACGGTCAATAAACGGCACCATGAAACACTATCTTCTCTGCACAAAATAGACCGGACAGCCGCGCGCGTCACAGAGGTGCACTCAAGAGAGCGCAGGCGCGCCAGGCCTGGCAACAGCCGCTTCCGGGTCACGTGGCCCGGCTTCCGGTCCGGACCACCCCCTCTCGGTAGAGACGCAGCCAATCAGATTCCTCGGACTTCGCggtcacctgagctgcctccGGAGCCGTTGGCAACAGCCGAGCTGCATCCAGCGAACCGCCCAGCCCGCCCCTCCGCTCGCCGCAGCCCCGGCTCCTCCCTCGTCCGGCCCCCGGGGCGGGGTCTGTCGGCTCGCCCTCCCCTCTCAGCCTAAGCCTTCCCTCCGCGAACCGGGTCCCCTCCCCACAGCAAAACGGCTTCTCTTCCTCAGCTCAGCGACAGGGGCTTCCCCTCAGTCGCCGCCGCCgacgctgccgccgccgccgccggccgaGACCCGCCGCACCCGCGGCCCGCGGCCGCCGTAAGTCCCGGGAGGCGAGCGGGGACACCGGGAtcggggagtggggagggagggtcgGGCGAGCCCCCCGCCGCCCCACGAGCGTCCGGACGACCCCACcccgcgcccgcccgcccggcccGCCACTGGGGCACCGCGCCCCGAAACTCACTTCTCTTTGCGTCCGCGCCCCTCTCCACGCGGCGCCGCGTCCCGGGCTGCTGGGGCCAGTTTCGGACGCTGCAGCGGGTCCGCGGCACCTGTGGTTTGGGAATCGCCTCAAGTTTTGCGGGGCATTTGCGGGCGGGGTCGGCGGCCGGGGGCGGCGGAGACGGAGGACTCTTGGCGCCCCCTGCGCGGCGGCGGTTGCCATTGTCTTCCCCGCTCCTTGCCTGTCACCTCACCCGGGCTCGATCGGTCAGTGATGGAGTGCGGCCCCGTGGGGCGGCGGGCAGGCAACGGCCACTGGCCCCGAGCCCGCTCCGCGGCCGAGCCCATTGTTTTTAATTCCAATCTCCGGTAATTGAGGCGCCTTGTGATTTGAAGCAAAATCGGAGCGTTGGTTTTTAACTAGAGGGAAGGAATACTTATGCCTTGCGACCAGGCATCATCCCATGttaacatataatttattttaaagagcaTAAATTATTTATTCACATCATATAAAGTGATGGTGGGGAGAGATGGAGGACCTTGCTATAGACTCCCTTGAGTCCTTGAGTTTCAAAAGCAAATCCCCAGTACTGGTCTCCAAGATCCTGGAATACGGGTCTATTCTTTTCCAAGTTCTGCTAACGGGTTTGCGTGAAACATTGTCCAGTTGATGCGTTACTTGCTATCCCCTTGTAATGCCACTGTCTTAACAGGACTTCTGTGTGAGGCACTTTGACATCACCAGTATTGTTCGTTTATTTCGTGCCAGTGATGCGTTTTAAGTGTGGTGTTAACAGCTAGTTTTAACTTTATTAAAGTTAAATTGTCGCATCGTAAATTTCTAAATACCTTATTGATGCCCGTTTGGATTATTACAAAAGGCGGCAATGATTTCTTGGCGAAATTTAGCGCCCATTTTATTCAGATGGATGGTGTAAATTCCCCCACCCCATGTTCAAATTCAGTATGGTGTGGGTAATACCAAGAGTCAGGCTGAATCCTACTTGCAGAAACTAGTACTGAAACTTGGAatagttaaaagaaaagaaaaaaatctgaattctaCCTTTAAATTACCTTTGTAGAAACAATGCTTTCTGTTTGCATTTGGGGAGACCGATTGAATTTCAAggtttccttaaaaattaaaacatgtagACTAATCATCATTTGCAGATTCTAAATAAATGTATACAAAATAGTTTGTGTGAAATACACTAGAATTCAGCATCCACTCCATCTGTAGATCCTATGTTTTTAAATCGttttaaattaagtattttgTATAATGTCTGAATGTTTGTAGCTCTTAGCTTGGCTTTTTAAAGGTTTATATTCTCTTTGGTAAAGTTATATTAACTCACTttattgtgtgtatgtttatgttggaattttttaaatgagatgtgaatttttaaaatcaggcttttattaagaaaaatgtgtgtttatgggatttttttggtttatattttagttcttttgttttgcttaaaATACGTAAACATAAACTGAAGACAGCATTCCAAGTTACAGCAGTCTGTCTACAAGTAATTCAGTTTGGCACTAGAACAGCTTGTTCTGTGTAGGGTGAAAAATAGTAGGTCTGTTTATTTCAAATGCATCTAAACCAGTTGATGTCAACAGTTCTCTTTTGATCCATATACATTCCTATAGCACAGATACACAATAGTTTCTTAAATTGCaagaattatctttctttttcatcaGAATTTTCACCTCACCTGTTTTTGTCCTCCCCCTCTCCTGCAAACTTAAATGGAACAGGGTAAGGTGGGAGAATTTGCATCTGGTGGAAAGATCTTTCTACAAGAATTTCCTGCTATTTTAGCTAGCATAGAAATATTGATGGCTACTCATCATTTGTTAGCTAAATGCCCCGTTCCTCAAAGCTTCTCTTTGCCACGTGTCATCTTAATCTTAACTTTATTGAATCAAAGTATTGCCTGTAATCTTGGTTCTGTTTATCTTAACAGATGCAGTTTATGTTGCTTTTTAGTCGTCAGGGAAAGCTTCGACTGCAGAAATGGTATGTCCCATTATcagacaaagagaagaaaaagatcacaAGAGAACTTGTTCAAACCGTTTTAGCACGGAAACCTAAAATGTGCAGCTTTCTTGAATGGCGAGATCTGAAGATTGTTTACAAAaggtatcatttttatttattagaaagGTGAAACAGAATCAGATATTAGATCATTTATAATGTGGAAATTGCAGACTTTCGAGAGATGACATTTATAAATAATGATTACtaaagatataaatgaaatagTCTTAAGGTAAAGCTTTGTACTTTTAAGATAACTACTGTTTCGGTGAAATGATAAAATCATGggactcttttcttttaatttcatttaaaattatgtaactAAAGGCATAAATGATACTTCATGCTTAATCATCTTTTTaggaaaactgaaagaattcatttctttgcaggggaaaataaaatcagtattttaaattgTGTGAGTAATTCTCTGAATTTAGATAAGCATTTacctccccctcccttctccccacaaaTCTGTAATGACTGGTATTTGACATGCCTTTTAATCTGACTTTCAGGATCTCTTCCTCATGTATAAACTCCTTGGATACGTACACCATTTTAGTCATAGATGTTTAAAAATCGGATATATACAGGATTTGTTCGTTACTGCTTATTAATTTGAAGTACACTTGTTGCTGTGATGGAGGTgtgattagatctggtagatagATAATTTGCccagaacagatttttaaaattttgatgttgtAAAATGACTCATAGATAGGCATTGAACACTAAGCTTTTAAATGATGCTATACATCTTTCTTAATATCTGAAACTTTTTGATACCTTAAACTTCTCAAGATTGTTCTAATcggattaaaagaaatataactgCTTTGTTTCTTCACTATTTCTGTTCCCTTACAAATAACTTACCGAATTTAAGATAAAAATGTTCATGCATATAAAAATTCTCTTCTGTGGGGGATGTGAGGGAACTAACTATGGATTGCAAGGAGGGTCAAAGAGAATTCTGGGTTTTATCTCAGTTTTCATTTATTCCACTCTACTATGGATGGGGTTGTGGGCAAGATGGCAGAGAAAGACATGAAGATTAGAGAAcatctagaatttttaaaataacatggacgactttacaatttttaaaataccatagaCTCCTCTTTACAATAGAATGAATTTAGTCATCTTTGGGTGATTTTGGATCTAGTGTTTGGTGTAGTATTTGttgagaaaaatcataaaaataccaTTTTAGAGGTGGAAGATGTTTTAGAGTAATCTagtcaagtgatttttttttttttttaaagaaactttttgcCCCAGGGATAAAACCTTAAACAAGTGGAAGTGGAGGTGCTTGTGTGACTGTATCTCTACTCACTTGGCTTCCACCCTCTGTGTAGGGCTCCTGAGTTTGAAAACCAATACTGTGGTCAAaactgagttttattttaaaaaatgagaatttgggagaagtgacttgtccagggtcaGTTGCTTATGACTGCCATAGGGGCCAGAACTCAAATCTTAAACCTGGAGGCAAGGGTTTTAAGCTGGGATGAGAaggaaatttgcatttctttagggATCCTGTAGTTGGAAAACGGGTGAGGGGAGGGCTGAGACTGGAACCTGAGGGATCTATTAGGATATGGAGTCCTGAATGAAGATTTCTGCTGTGGGCTCAGCAGGTGGAAGAGTTGTTCCTGAGGTAAGTTTGGTAAGACTTGGTCATTGCTAGAAGCAGGGAGGGCAGTGAAAGAGAGGGAGGACTGGGGTGATTCCACATTTCTGGTTCAGCTGATGAGGTAAGTGGCGAGGTAGAAAGTTGACTTTGAGGAGCCTGTGTGACTTCCATTTGGAGATGCCTAGTTTTTTCAGGGTGGGCATAGGCATGGACATCTGGGGGAAAATGAGGCATAAAGGGTTAGTTAGATCACCAGCATTTAAGCGGCACACAGAGGGTAAGTTTTAGGGTCAGTCACCTTAGGAAAGGGGAGAGAGTTCAAAACTAAGGTCACCAGTGCCAAATGTTGCATGAAGGTCAACTAAAGTGAAGAATCTATTAGATTTTACAGTGAGCATTTCACAAAATGCCCTTTGTTGGAACATTTTGTTGGAATAGTAGAGACAGCTCTTGAAAAAACGGGACAAAGTGTGAAGAGGTGGAGACAATAAAAAAGCAGGTGTAGACTATtgggggggaaggggggagggggaagctttgCTATGAGGGACAGAAGAGGTGATAACCACCCATAGACAGGAGTGGAGAGACAGGGTTAAAAAATGGCATGAGAGACTTAAGCTTATTTCTAGGTAGGGAAAGGAGTCCCCCGTGTGGAGGAGGAAAATACTAGCAAGGGAATCAGTCCAGGGAATCAAGATTCTTGGAGCTGAAGGAGATGGCCTGTCCATCAAGAGGAAAGAAGCACTAGTTGGTACTCTGCATAGCATTCAGCCCATCCATCTTGGGACACTGCTTTTTCTGTTATTAAAACCTGTAAAATGTAGTCTCACCTGACTCTGGTATTTACATCAAACTCCTATAAATAAAGATGCACTTTAAAATACCAGCTTTACTAAGATGAAATTCACATACAAAAGTTAGACCCCATTTCATACTAGAAACTTTTCTAGTGCCTTAAGGACATTTTTTTGGTAGATATGAACACATGATTATTTTTTCCCTAGTCCAGCTGGAAGAGAAGACCTTTTAAGTAAAAGAATTACCACTTAGCTACTGAGAAATTCTGAACTAGCATTTTTTGCTGTTCATATCACCAAGTGATCTTTCTGTTTGCCTTCCTCAAGTTGTCTCATCCacattctttatccctgagcctTTCTTACAGTTGCCCATCTTGGGGAGGGAGAGGTGAGAGAGTGGAGTAAGGTtaatataactgaaaaaataGACTGAAAATCTGGGGACTTGAGTTCAATTCCTTTGTGCCATTAGTTTTGTGACTTTGAACAGGtcattttgcctttgtttcttcatctctaaaataaatACTCTTGAAGATCCTGTGAAGACAGAAAACACTATGCTTTTTTGATTCCTATTTTGTGCAGCATGTTACAGGATTAAAGTCTGTAAAAAATATACACCTACCAATTACGAGCTTCAGAATGTGTTAAGAGTACTGTATTGATTTTCTTCACtaacaaaagaatttttaatgacATACCAGTAGAATATTGAGAACAGTTTGGTTACATTCATCCACAGTCAGCTGATATTTAGCTGACTGGGGAGAAGTCATGTGTTATGAATATAAGAATAGGCACTTTCAGATGTTCTCTGAGTGCCAGTAATTAGAGTAAGCCTTAATCTACTCTGCTAAAAATAACCAAACATACCTTCTTTCTTACTAGTCTATTATTAATTTTACTTCAGATTTAGACTTACAAATATGCACTGAGAGAACAAAATGAATtcattattgaattttttttaaatcacttggtTCTAAAAATAAGGACTACTCTTCAGGTTCTCTTGGTAATCTTTTACTAAATCAGTGTAAcaatttttctttccctcctcaaAGCAGGTGAAATATTGCTttgaatatgttttaatttttaccagTTGCAGGATTACTTTATTTAATATAGTTTTGGACTatagtttttaatataaaacttgggctctggagtcaggttACTGTTCCTGAAGACGGTTACTCAGTTaagcccaagtctcctgtaaatgcgAGTAATAATGGTATCTCTCTGAAAGTtttttttgtgaggattaaaatggtaaattatgCCAAGGCTTTAGGTAACATTTAGTGCCTTAGTCACAGTGAGGACTCAATGAATGTTaacctgtttctgtttcttccttaaaCTTTTTGGAAAGAGGTGCCTTCTTATGATCCTAATAACTAGATGTTCACCTACAATGAAGAATTCATTTAATTTGATATTAAAGTAATATTTCTGAATGATTCCTACAATCTAGGACCTTTGACTActgtttaaatgttatttatttgtaaGTAAAAGGCAGTTCTGTGGTTAAGGAGCAAGAGTGGTATAAGCATTAGATTGCTTAACAGTAGCATTGAAGAAATcttgaaattaaaagtaaaagaaattttaCCCGACATTGCCTACTAGTGAATTGTTTCTAGTGTAATTTATTTAGCACTGTGTTCATATCAGCCAGTAGTGTCTGttttttatttaccatttttaatgtctttcccTTTAATCTTTAGTTTTATTACTTCAGAGAATCTTATGTGTCATTTGTATCAGTTTTCCAGATTTACAATTCTATTTGAGCAGAATTGGGTTAAGGAGGATGGAAGGTTGGGTTGGAATATCTCATTGCCTTTTAAAGCAATAAACAGAATAGTGCTGGGAAAGAGAGGGAGCACTTTGTTAGTAAAGTTGGAGGTGGTGCATGTTATGCCCTTTATGATAATAAATGAATGTGCTTGAATGCCTTCCTGAAGACTGCAGGAGACCGACCATTTAAAATAACACCGTGAATGTAGAAATCAGATAGAGTGGACATGGCAACTAGTGTACCTGTGTGACAGGGGAGTCACTATGGTAGGTGGGAAAAGGCCTGGAGTTAAGGTCTCAAGATCAGATTTCTGGTCCCAGTACAACCACTTGGCAGGCCTTGTACTTTTGggcctcttttttcttctgtaaccAAGGATGATGGTGTTTACTATTGAAAAGCTCAAATAAGATGAAAcgttttttgataatattgaaaTTAATAGTGTTATGAAAATACTAGTTATTCTCAGACTGAAGAGCAGAAATTCATTGGATTTCAAAActgaggttgtgtgtgtgtgtttgtgcattaTTTTACATTAATGCTATGAGCAGTGATTACCCATTGTGTTTCCTAAAAATTGCTTAAATGCGCCTCAGTGAAAATTATAATGGCACCTGAGACTTATTTGGAATGTCTTaggttttcattttgttccttttcaaaAGCTTCAAACACATTTAAaccatttgaaaatacttttaatcCTCCTTAAAGGACTTGGTTAGGTCATCCTTTGTTATGCCTCAAGGTTTTGTGTTAATAAGTTTTGGCTTCCTTGGGTCAAGTATAACCTAGTCCCATGTACTAGAATTCTTATTTGGAGAATATGAGTTTTCCAACCTTATTCCTTCTTCAAGGGTAAATAGCCTGAACTTCAACAAGGAAAACTTGGAAAATTTGAGGACATGTCTTAGTTTTCCCTGTTCTCTTTCTCTAACTTCTGTGATTACTTGCAACTTGTTTTTTTTCTGAAGGCTTATTTTCCACAATCCTATATacctcctttaaaaataattctatgcTGTCAGGAGTCAAGATAGTAGTTACCTTTGGGGATGGGAGGCTGTGACTTGGAGAGGACAGAAGAGGGGCTTCAGAGGTTCAGTAATAATTCTGTTTGTGGTCCAAGTGCTGGTACCACAGGTAGGTTCACGTTGAAAACTCATCAAGCTGTACATTTATGACTTGAGGTCTTCTCTGTGTGTATATTACATTTTAGTAAAACATTCCAGAACATTGACTTCACGTTGACAGTATCTTCAATAAATCCTTCAGTTggagagtttattttcttccctgtttacTCGTGGTTTGAAATAGTCACACAGTATATTTTGTTTTAAGTAAACTTCAGAACAACATGTGTCAGCTATGTTTTAGAATATTCCTACAAAAGGAGCCTGAATGAaggaagagcaaaataaataactatttctagatagtgtgatttttttttttttgctttcctgtacttttcagaatttcttttttgtacatttattattttatagtctAGGAGAAAAACAACTTGCTGttgtaaagaggaaataaattgtATAGGCACAAGGTCTTTCACAATAGGATATGAAAGtgtattttagaaaatacatGATTATAGGGtaaatttttttctgcatctgtttttTGTTGCAGATATGCCAGTCTGTATTTTTGCTGTGCTATTGAGGACCAGGACAATGAACTAATTACCCTGGAAATAATTCATCGTTATGTGGAATTACTTGACAAGTATTTTGGCAGTGTGAGTAGTATTTTGTTTTAGGAAATTgaacttgataatatatattttttaaccttttctgtAACAAGTTTATTATTTGTCTTGAGAATTCTATTTGACAGTAACCTCAAGAGAGGGAAGGAATGACTATTTTTTGTCAGTGCAAGTCAGAATTGCCTAGTCAGTTAACTGCCAGAATTGCTTGACCCGACAGACCTACTCATTTAATTATGCTGGTGAGAATGAGGTTTAAAATAGTGAAATAGAAGGGAGTCCAGCTGTAAAGATTAATATACTGGAAGTACTTAGTATAGAATTTAGATTTGGTTAGCAGTTGTAATCATATTACccagaaatatgtaaatatttcaaaagacCAGTCTTTATGAGTAGAAAATCATTATTAAGTTGCCCATGTTAGGAGCTTGCAGAGTCTGGTCTTCTTAGCTTGAAGGCATTGTGTGTTATCAAGTACTTGAGACTTGAAAATTAAGCTGACTAAATCAATGATGCTTAGTTAGCAGGATTGCCATTTTTAGATATAATTAAGATTAATTCACTCCTGTCAGATTTTATTGACTACCTGATAGTAgataaatatcttctgctttcttcaggttttatttatttatttttgcttttcaggTGTGTGAACTtgatatcatttttaattttgagaaggcttattttattttggatgAGTTTCTTTTGGGAGGAGAAGTTCAGGAAACATCCAAGAAGAATGTCCTTAAAGCAATTGAGCAGGCTGATCTACTGCAGGAGGTAAGCTACTCAGAGTTCTCTTAACTAGACACTAGCATGTTGTGCTCTTGCTAGGGAAGTCTCAGTCATCTTCCCTCATTCTTACAGTTTCAGAAATTACTCTGAAGCATGCTTGGCATGTAGTGTCCATGTGCAGTTTATTGATTGGCATATGTGTCAGTCACATCAACTCAGTTATCTGTGGATGTATTGTTTACTTTGGAGATGGTCTGGAGATGGCCCATTTTTGGACCCAAAACACCAAAGTCCAAACATTTAGAGGGACAGACTTCTTTAAGATGGGAAAAGAAGTAGTAATTTGAGAACTCTGTGTCCATTATTCTGAATTACTTAAGATAACCCTTTATCTCCTTA from Cervus elaphus chromosome X, mCerEla1.1, whole genome shotgun sequence encodes the following:
- the AP1S2 gene encoding AP-1 complex subunit sigma-2 isoform X1, with protein sequence MQFMLLFSRQGKLRLQKWYVPLSDKEKKKITRELVQTVLARKPKMCSFLEWRDLKIVYKRYASLYFCCAIEDQDNELITLEIIHRYVELLDKYFGSVCELDIIFNFEKAYFILDEFLLGGEVQETSKKNVLKAIEQADLLQEDAKEAETPRSVLEEIGLT
- the AP1S2 gene encoding AP-1 complex subunit sigma-2 isoform X3, which translates into the protein MQFMLLFSRQGKLRLQKWYVPLSDKEKKKITRELVQTVLARKPKMCSFLEWRDLKIVYKRYASLYFCCAIEDQDNELITLEIIHRYVELLDKYFGSVCELDIIFNFEKAYFILDEFLLGGEVQETSKKNVLKAIEQADLLQEPRHEYFNVPVY
- the AP1S2 gene encoding AP-1 complex subunit sigma-2 isoform X4; this encodes MQFMLLFSRQGKLRLQKWYVPLSDKEKKKITRELVQTVLARKPKMCSFLEWRDLKIVYKRYASLYFCCAIEDQDNELITLEIIHRYVELLDKYFGSVCELDIIFNFEKAYFILDEFLLGGEVQETSKKNVLKAIEQADLLQELIA
- the AP1S2 gene encoding AP-1 complex subunit sigma-2 isoform X2, producing the protein MQFMLLFSRQGKLRLQKWYVPLSDKEKKKITRELVQTVLARKPKMCSFLEWRDLKIVYKRYASLYFCCAIEDQDNELITLEIIHRYVELLDKYFGSVCELDIIFNFEKAYFILDEFLLGGEVQETSKKNVLKAIEQADLLQEEAETPRSVLEEIGLT